A region from the Lolium perenne isolate Kyuss_39 chromosome 4, Kyuss_2.0, whole genome shotgun sequence genome encodes:
- the LOC127348438 gene encoding uncharacterized protein has protein sequence MGACNSCEATAVAAVTGGEATAARVVLADGELQRFPGGTRASHALKAAAAAAAGGAAGACFLCSADGLELGGAVAALAPDEELQPGQLYFVLPAAMRRRPLQAEEMAALAIRASAALAGDHDGPLVFPDSVPGAVKGSRRRSRRTASLGRDFVPDLGSIME, from the coding sequence ATGGGCGCGTGCAACTCGTGCgaggcgacggcggtggcggcggtgacgGGAGGCGAGGCGACGGCGGCGAGGGTCGTGCTCGCGGACGGCGAGCTGCAGAGGTTCCCAGGGGGCACCCGGGCGTCGCACGCGCTCAAGgctgcggccgccgccgccgcgggtggCGCTGCAGGCGCGTGCTTCCTGTGCAGCGCCGACGGGCTGGAgctcggcggcgcggtggccgcgcTGGCGCCCGACGAGGAGCTGCAGCCCGGGCAGCTCTACTTCGTGCTCCCCGCGGCCATGCGGCGGCGCCCGCTGCAGGCGGAGGAGATGGCGGCGCTCGCCATCCGCGCAAGCGCCGCGCTAGCGGGCGACCACGACGGCCCGCTCGTGTTTCCGGATTCGGTCCCAGGCGCCGTGAAGGGGTCCCGGCGCCGCTCGCGGAGGACAGCCAGCCTGGGGCGGGACTTCGTGCCGGACCTCGGCTCCATTATGGAGTAG
- the LOC127348439 gene encoding uncharacterized protein: protein MLGRVIFCVVIAAAILAVVLLATVSPVPHRSAGRDKSSQGVRAITVYIHPAASAGSARRQRRGPAHEDEQVASAMVFRHQMTSGPEITSRSVGAASGFVLPGDRGSAVMSVFDTVHLAFDAPGLSGSVCVEAARSKKASPRRAGDGEEVLRVVGGTGSFAFAHGHAVVRAERRHRLDGGGASSALRLELSVTSAG, encoded by the coding sequence ATGCTGGGCAGGGTCATCTTCTGCGTGGTGATCGCCGCGGCCATCCTCGCCGTCGTCCTGCTCGCCACCGTCTCCCCTGTCCCTCACCGGTCCGCCGGCCGCGACAAGTCCTCCCAGGGCGTCCGAGCTATCACGGTGTACATACATCCGGCGGCCTCAGCTGGAAGCGCGAGGCGGCAGCGGCGAGGCCCCGCGCATGAAGACGAACAGGTGGCGAGCGCGATGGTGTTCCGCCACCAGATGACGTCGGGGCCCGAGATCACGTCGAGAAGCGTCGGCGCAGCATCGGGGTTTGTGCTCCCGGGCGACCGTGGCTCGGCGGTGATGTCGGTGTTCGACACGGTGCATCTGGCGTTCGACGCGCCGGGGCTGTCCGGCAGCGTCTGCGTCGAGGCTGCCAGGAGCAAGAAGGCCTCGCCGCGGCGCGCGGGGGACGGTGAGGAGGTGCTCCGTGTGGTGGGCGGCACGGGCTCGTTCGCGTTCGCGCACGGGCACGCCGTCGTGCGCGCCGAGCGGAGGCACCGGCtggacggcggcggcgcctcgtcggCGTTGCGCCTTGAGCTGAGCGTGACGTCCGCGGGGTAA
- the LOC127346888 gene encoding uncharacterized protein has protein sequence MAAHGEVEQRWPDLPGDLLSVIYRRSASAYDRARFAAVCSSWRAAAAWQPRLPALPLLLPSTGDGKRDREARAYSPEDGRVLRVPLPWFPWGNRLVGSYEGGWIATVSSSDELLVVNLFSGARAALPSGRRCIRKIVFSKDPSASDCIMAAMTSQSLVALGRVSYPESGWTTTWCGSLVDIVFFNGELYGFTSRDLILFDVDVDKGGALGAIQLFSIDIAMSTLHTAEVSSSAKYIFELHRKLEIVVEVGPIQFNGNKGCFFRVFELAKNNDTATSHKYAWMEVMSLGEHALFLGPTGCSRAVHVPTGCRRGKVEGNRIYYPDQHTSLHNNMKCLEKLNIGSCTVHCLENEGKHHLERIVSRGYYYRKDQDGASGCNGCVWLWPPDF, from the coding sequence ATGGCCGCCCACGGCGAGGTCGAACAGCGGTGGCCCGACCTCCCCGGCGACCTCCTCTCGGTTATCTACCGCAGATCGGCCTCCGCGTACGACCGCGCGCGCTTTGCAGCCGTCTGCTCGTCATGGCGCGCCGCCGCGGCGTGGCAGCCACGGCTGCCGGCTCTGCCGCTGCTGCTTCCGTCCACCGGCGACGGCAAGCGCGACAGAGAGGCGCGTGCCTACAGCCCCGAGGACGGCAGGGTCCTGCGGGTCCCACTCCCGTGGTTCCCGTGGGGCAACCGGCTGGTCGGATCCTACGAGGGCGGCTGGATCGCCACCGTGTCCAGCTCCGACGAGCTGCTCGTCGTGAACCTTTTCTCCGGCGCCCGGGCGGCGCTCCCCAGCGGCCGGCGCTGCATCCGCAAGATCGTGTTCTCCAAGGACCCTTCAGCGAGCGACTGCATTATGGCTGCGATGACTTCACAGAGCCTTGTTGCACTCGGTAGGGTTAGCTACCCGGAGAGCGGGTGGACGACGACGTGGTGTGGGAGTCTAGTAGACATTGTCTTCTTTAACGGCGAGCTTTATGGATTTACTTCCCGTGATCTGATCTTATTCGATGTCGACGTGGACAAAGGAGGCGCTCTGGGGGCCATTCAGCTCTTCAGCATTGACATTGCGATGAGCACCTTGCACACAGCGGAGGTTTCATCATCTGCTAAATACATCTTTGAACTGCACCGTAAGCTAGAAATTGTGGTGGAGGTTGGGCCAATTCAATTCAACGGCAATAAAGGTTGTTTTTTCAGGGTGTTTGAGCTCGCCAAGAACAACGACACAGCGACATCACACAAATATGCATGGATGGAGGTGATGAGCTTAGGAGAACATGCCTTGTTCCTAGGACCTACAGGGTGCTCCAGGGCTGTGCACGTTCCAACAGGGTGCCGGCGCGGCAAGGTGGAGGGGAACCGCATCTACTACCCCGACCAACACACCTCTCTCCACAACAACATGAAGTGCTTAGAGAAGTTGAACATCGGTAGTTGCACCGTGCATTGCTTGGAAAACGAAGGCAAACATCACTTAGAAAGGATCGTGTCACGAGGATATTATTACCGCAAGGATCAGGATGGCGCTAGTGGTTGTAATGGTTGTGTGTGGCTGTGGCCTCCTGATTTCTAG